A section of the Malania oleifera isolate guangnan ecotype guangnan chromosome 2, ASM2987363v1, whole genome shotgun sequence genome encodes:
- the LOC131149254 gene encoding early nodulin-like protein 18, with amino-acid sequence MEQRGGCNRGLQGLSALFFSFSTLFCCLHLLVLFSGGCVEGYKNYTVGDSLGWYDNLQKPSVNYQKWASSKHFSLGDFLIFNTDSNHSVVQTYNFTTYKHCDYDDAQDTDTTEWLGGEPSATNPQPVSFPVPLLKEGMIYFFSAYYDGDQCHHGQRFKINVTHGQGLPPSLKNQSPSATGASLAPAASPDAVGEEAAPDTIVSSNFDNPREERGDAKHSSSGCGSVLGAVKALDGKLSGILILLGLVFIV; translated from the exons ATGGAACAGAGAGGAGGCTGCAACAGGGGATTGCAGGGCCTGAGTGCTCTGTTCTTCTCCTTCAGTACTCTGTTCTGCTGCCTGCATCTCCTTGTGTTGTTTTCAGGAGGATGCGTTGAAGGCTACAAGAACTACACCGTCGGTGACTCCCTGGGCTGGTATGACAACCTCCAAAAGCCCTCTGTTAATTACCAAAAATGGGCGTCTTCCAAACACTTTTCTCTTGGAGATTTCCTCA TTTTCAACACCGACAGCAACCACTCGGTGGTGCAGACCTACAACTTCACCACATACAAGCACTGCGACTACGACGACGCCCAGGACACCGACACCACCGAGTGGCTCGGCGGCGAGCCCTCCGCCACCAACCCTCAGCCCGTCTCCTTCCCCGTTCCCCTCCTCAAAGAGGGCATGATTTACTTCTTCTCCGCCTACTACGACGGCGACCAGTGCCACCACGGCCAGCGCTTCAAAATCAACGTCACCCACGGCCAGGGCTTGCCGCCCAGCTTGAAGAATCAGAGCCCCTCGGCCACCGGCGCCTCCCTTGCTCCGGCGGCTTCCCCGGACGCCGTCGGCGAGGAGGCCGCGCCGGATACCATCGTCTCCTCCAATTTCGACAATCCGCGGGAGGAGCGCGGTGATGCTAAGCATTCATCGTCGGGGTGTGGTTCTGTGTTGGGTGCTGTGAAGGCATTGGATGGGAAATTGAGTGGAATTTTGATTTTGTTGGGTTTGGTttttattgtttaa